acccgcCAACTTTCGCATCCGCAAGGATACTAGAAATGGAAATGACATAACTTTTTACATATAGCcactaaataatctctgatataGCATAACCAGAAGTTCGTCTGCCTAGAACAGTAGATTCACAGCTAAATGGACGATTTAGACTTTACTGCCCAAATAACACCGATTTTTGTACAGAAGAATCaataagtgctttaacaaaaatacggGCTTCACATTTTTACTTGTAGACCCCTATGGAAAGCCTTTTCCCATAAGACTTCCGTTGTTACAGCATTACTGTAAACgtgatttgtgtttgtttttacgaGCAATTTATAATTGCTGTCTGTGGTAAAGCTATTTTGAACCTGGAACACTTTAACAGAAAGACCCAGCTATAGAAGCGCATTACCCATGAGGAGATTCAGCATGACCTCCTGACCGGCGGCACTGTCGCTTTTATACAGGCAGTACGCGGCACCGGCCAGCCACGGAATCCCGTGCCCGGTGATCTCGATGAGCTTCATGAGTGGCCGCACGCTGCCCCAGGACGAATCCTCACAGGCGCATACACCGAGCCGCTTCGACAACCACAGGTCGATCGCCAGCAGAGAGCTGAGCGCTATCCCGATGAAAGACGGATTTAATTTCATGCAGTCTTCCTCCGGTAACTGTTGCCCGCCGGTGGAGGAAGTGGAGGAACCCGAGCCACGGCGTCGGTTGGGGCTCTCGGAGGCTCGGAGCCGCGCTGAGGTGGGATCGGAGCCCTGTCTCTGCAGCAGGTTTGGCGGAGGAGTTCGGCTCAATGAAATGAACTCATAGCGCCCGTTTCCACCGCCGGGACACGGAACACTGCCGCTGCGCCCAGCGCTGCTCCGCGCTTTCGGAG
The nucleotide sequence above comes from Myxocyprinus asiaticus isolate MX2 ecotype Aquarium Trade chromosome 25, UBuf_Myxa_2, whole genome shotgun sequence. Encoded proteins:
- the LOC127416110 gene encoding polyisoprenoid diphosphate/phosphate phosphohydrolase PLPP6 gives rise to the protein MPSPKARSSAGRSGSVPCPGGGNGRYEFISLSRTPPPNLLQRQGSDPTSARLRASESPNRRRGSGSSTSSTGGQQLPEEDCMKLNPSFIGIALSSLLAIDLWLSKRLGVCACEDSSWGSVRPLMKLIEITGHGIPWLAGAAYCLYKSDSAAGQEVMLNLLMALVLDLVLVGMVKAVVRRRRPTHNRMDMFATFSVDRYSFPSGHATRAAMCARFLLAHLVLAAPLRVLVLLWATVVGFSRVLLGRHNVTDVAFGFFMGYWQYNLVEMLWLSPVMLQNSIGQLD